A part of Rhodamnia argentea isolate NSW1041297 chromosome 8, ASM2092103v1, whole genome shotgun sequence genomic DNA contains:
- the LOC115735429 gene encoding succinate dehydrogenase subunit 6, mitochondrial isoform X1: protein MAESSFFRKHWEGWKEFWGERFSFLENYTRFTDRDQPLPSWSASDVEEFIASDPVHGPTLKTAREAAKYAAIGSVLGAVTTAGFTWKYSRSLHVGAGLSFAAGAMFGWTFGQEIASHSLQLYRLDTMAAQVKFLEWWENKTGGR, encoded by the exons ATGGCGGAATCGTCCTTCTTCAGGAAGCACTGGGAGGGGTGGAAGGAGTTCTGGGGGGAGCGATTCTCGTTCCTGGAGAACTACACCAGATTCACCGACCGCGACCAGCCTCTCCCCTCTTGGTCCGCCTCCGACGTCGAAGAGTTCATCGCTTCCGATCCTGTTCATGGCCCCACT CTGAAGACAGCGAGGGAAGCAGCGAAATATGCAGCTATTGGAAGTGTGCTTGGGGCAGTGACCACAGCAGGTTTTACCTGGAAATATTCAAGGAGCTTGCATG TAGGTGCTGGACTATCCTTTGCAGCAGGGGCGATGTTTGGTTGGACCTTTGGACAGGAAATCGCCAGCCACTCGTTGCAACTCTACCGATTGGATACCATGGCTGCACAAGTCAAGTTCTTGGAGTGGTGGGAGAACAAAACAGGAGGTCGCTAG
- the LOC115735429 gene encoding succinate dehydrogenase subunit 6, mitochondrial isoform X2 gives MAESSFFRKHWEGWKEFWGERFSFLENYTRFTDRDQPLPSWSASDVEEFIASDPVHGPTLKTAREAAKYAAIGSVLGAVTTAGFTWKYSRSLHGAGLSFAAGAMFGWTFGQEIASHSLQLYRLDTMAAQVKFLEWWENKTGGR, from the exons ATGGCGGAATCGTCCTTCTTCAGGAAGCACTGGGAGGGGTGGAAGGAGTTCTGGGGGGAGCGATTCTCGTTCCTGGAGAACTACACCAGATTCACCGACCGCGACCAGCCTCTCCCCTCTTGGTCCGCCTCCGACGTCGAAGAGTTCATCGCTTCCGATCCTGTTCATGGCCCCACT CTGAAGACAGCGAGGGAAGCAGCGAAATATGCAGCTATTGGAAGTGTGCTTGGGGCAGTGACCACAGCAGGTTTTACCTGGAAATATTCAAGGAGCTTGCATG GTGCTGGACTATCCTTTGCAGCAGGGGCGATGTTTGGTTGGACCTTTGGACAGGAAATCGCCAGCCACTCGTTGCAACTCTACCGATTGGATACCATGGCTGCACAAGTCAAGTTCTTGGAGTGGTGGGAGAACAAAACAGGAGGTCGCTAG
- the LOC115735423 gene encoding probable receptor-like protein kinase At2g21480, with product MEIENKPRTPVNPLLFLSPSASPSRPLMAALLVLLFAILGGSTASAAAAPFSPKDNILIDCGANSLVTLPDGRIFKTDVNSAGYLEAKDNIQISDPAADVPSPIYQTARVFVSEATYSFRLGSAGWHWVRLHFFPMNNTQFDLQTAMFTVATSDVVLLHRFSVNNSTKYIIKEYLLNVTDPQFTLKFTPVKDSFAFINAIEVVSAPDFLIADSATALFPVTEYNGLSSFNYQIVHRLNVGGSVITSQNDTLGRFWDSDTEFLKEKSLAKRISVPSTIVKYPEDFPKLVAPAAVYASAVEMANANVQQPNFNVTWNFNVDTDFGYVVRLHFCDIVSKSLNDLYFNVYINGKMAVSGLDLSSLTGGLAIPYYKDIVVNSTLMASGLSIQIGPMNQDTGTVNAILNGVEILKMTNSVNSLDGEFGVNGKKASSSNRNTVAAVGFAMMFGAFVGLGAMVIKWHKRPQDWQKRNSFSSWLLPLHAGDTSFMSSKTSMGSHKTNFYSSTLGLGRFFSFAEIQEATKNFDSNSIIGVGGFGNVYLGEIDDGTKVAVKRGNPQSEQGINEFQTEIQMLSKLRHRHLVSLIGYCDENSEMILVYEYMSNGQIRDHIYGKNMPPLSWKQRLEICIGAARGLHYLHTGTNQGIIHRDVKTTNILLDDNFIAKVADFGLSKDAPIGQGHVSTAVKGSFGYLDPEYFRRQQLTDKSDVYSFGVVLLEVLCARPALNPQLPREQVNLAEWAMQWKRKGLLEKIIDPFLVGTINPESLKKFAEAAEKCLAEHGVDRPTMGDVLWNLEYALQLQEAFCQGKNEDESKSSATIAASPAVVAPAASPADNRPVSHPEESGDRAQVQAFSEHSETDMLQQFALNGR from the coding sequence ATGGAGATAGAAAATAAACCAAGAACACCTGTCAACCCTCTCCTTTTTCTATCCCCCTCTGCATCGCCATCGCGACCCCTCATGGCGGCCCTCCTGGTCCTCCTCTTTGCCATCCTCGGCGGCTCCACCGCCTCCGCTGCCGCCGCCCCTTTCTCTCCGAAAGACAACATCCTCATTGACTGCGGAGCCAACTCCTTGGTCACCCTCCCTGATGGAAGGATCTTCAAGACCGACGTCAACTCCGCCGGATACTTGGAAGCCAAGGACAACATCCAAATCTCGGACCCCGCGGCCGATGTCCCGTCGCCCATTTATCAGACGGCGCGGGTGTTCGTCTCCGAAGCCACTTATTCCTTTCGCCTGGGGAGCGCGGGTTGGCATTGGGTTAGGCTCCATTTCTTCCCCATGAACAACACCCAATTCGATCTCCAGACTGCCATGTTCACCGTCGCGACCAGCGATGTTGTGCTTTTGCACAGGTTCTCCGTGAATAACAGCACTAAATACATTATCAAGGAGTATCTGCTGAATGTGACCGACCCCCAGTTCACCCTCAAGTTTACTCCTGTCAAGGACTCTTTCGCGTTCATCAATGCCATCGAGGTGGTTTCGGCACCGGACTTCTTGATCGCCGACAGCGCCACCGCGCTCTTCCCTGTCACGGAATACAACGGTTTGAGCTCGTTCAATTACCAGATCGTGCACCGGCTCAACGTCGGGGGATCCGTGATCACTTCTCAGAACGACACACTAGGAAGATTCTGGGACTCGGATACGGAGTTTCTCAAGGAAAAGTCCTTGGCTAAGCGCATCTCTGTCCCTTCGACCATTGTCAAGTATCCTGAGGACTTTCCGAAGCTCGTTGCCCCCGCAGCTGTGTATGCATCCGCCGTGGAGATGGCCAATGCCAATGTTCAACAACCCAACTTCAATGTCACGTGGAATTTCAACGTTGATACCGATTTCGGATATGTCGTACGGTTGCATTTCTGCGACATTGTGAGCAAGTCCCTCAATGACCTCTACTTCAATGTTTATATCAACGGAAAGATGGCTGTATCCGGCCTCGATTTGTCCAGCTTGACCGGCGGTTTGGCCATTCCTTACTACAAGGACATTGTAGTGAATTCGACCCTGATGGCCAGTGGACTGAGCATTCAAATCGGCCCGATGAATCAAGACACAGGCACGGTGAATGCAATCTTGAACGGGGTGGAGATTCTGAAAATGACCAACTCGGTGAATAGCTTGGATGGAGAATTCGGAGTCAACGGAAAGAAGGCCTCTTCATCTAACCGGAACACGGTGGCGGCAGTTGGGTTCGCCATGATGTTCGGAGCATTCGTTGGCCTTGGTGCGATGGTCATCAAGTGGCATAAGAGGCCCCAAGACTGGCAAAAGAGGAACAGCTTCTCATCTTGGTTGCTGCCCCTACATGCCGGCGACACGAGCTTCATGTCTAGCAAGACTTCAATGGGTTCTCACAAGACCAACTTCTACTCATCCACCCTGGGATTGGGCCGATTCTTCTCATTTGCAGAGATACAAGAGGCGACCAAGAACTTCGACTCGAATTCAATCATCGGTGTCGGAGGATTTGGCAATGTCTACCTAGGAGAGATCGATGATGGCACTAAAGTCGCGGTCAAGAGAGGGAATCCACAGTCTGAACAAGGAATCAATGAGTTCCAGACCGAAATCCAGATGCTGTCTAAGCTCAGGCACAGGCATTTAGTGTCTCTGATTGGTTATTGTGATGAGAACTCCGAAATGATCTTGGTCTATGAGTACATGTCCAATGGCCAAATCAGGGACCACATCTACGGCAAGAACATGCCGCCGTTGTCGTGGAAGCAACGGCTCGAGATCTGTATCGGGGCAGCACGTGGGCTCCACTATCTTCACACCGGCACCAACCAGGGGATCATCCACCGCGACGTCAAGACCACCAACATTCTGCTCGACGATAACTTCATCGCCAAGGTCGCGGATTTCGGACTGTCGAAAGATGCACCCATTGGGCAAGGTCATGTGAGCACGGCGGTGAAAGGAAGCTTCGGGTATCTGGACCCCGAGTACTTTAGGAGGCAGCAGTTGACGGACAAGTCTGACGTGTACTCATTCGGGGTGGTCCTGCTCGAGGTGTTATGCGCAAGGCCTGCCTTGAACCCTCAACTTCCCAGGGAACAAGTGAACTTGGCCGAGTGGGCGATGCAGTGGAAGCGAAAAGGCTTACTCGAGAAGATCATCGACCCTTTTCTCGTTGGAACCATCAACCCCGAGTCGCTGAAGAAGTTCGCCGAGGCTGCCGAGAAATGTTTGGCCGAACACGGTGTGGATAGGCCAACCATGGGAGATGTTCTGTGGAACTTGGAGTACGCGCTGCAGCTGCAGGAGGCTTTCTGTCAGGGGAAGAATGAGGATGAGAGCAAATCTTCCGCTACCATCGCCGCCTCCCCAGCTGTCGTTGCGCCAGCCGCTTCCCCAGCCGATAACCGCCCGGTCTCTCACCCGGAAGAGAGTGGGGATCGAGCTCAAGTTCAGGCCTTCAGTGAGCACTCAGAAACGGACATGTTGCAACAGTTCGCTCTCAatggaagataa
- the LOC115735427 gene encoding E3 ubiquitin-protein ligase RHF2A: MEAEGMEDAGKSEAHSISAAAFVEGGIQDPCEDACSICLEAFCDSDPSTVTTCKHEFHLQCILEWCQRSSQCPMCWQTISLKDPSSQELLEAVERERSFRFNPSRNATIFHHPTLGDFELQRLPVGPTDPELEERIIQHLAAAAAMGRARHIARREGHRNRSSAHGRPQFLVFSTHPNTPPTGPFPSASPPSRDGEDEQAPEVTVITPPSPATTLQDESEQPMVPLTSSPVEQGSSSPGLIAVNQEGSSLINRRSPNHSSPNNQDRGGPSELQSFSESLRSRFNAVSSRCKESISKSTRGWKEKLFSRNTSVADLGSEVRREVDAGIATVSRMMERLETRDSGRTSSASVSNSSENVPVPEPGIQQIPDALGENPSIITNQQASSTTSSCSN, encoded by the exons ATGGAG GCTGAGGGGATGGAAGATGCTGGCAAGTCCGAGGCTCACTCCATATCAGCCGCGGCCTTCGTGGAAGGTGGAATCCAGGATCCGTGTGAGGATGCTTGCAGCATCTGCCTCGAAGCTTTCTGCGACAGCGATCCATCTACG GTGACCACTTGCAAGCACGAGTTTCATCTCCAGTGCATTCTTGAGTG GTGTCAGAGGAGTTCTCAGTGTCCCATGTGTTGGCAAACCATCAGCCTGAAAGATCCCAGCAG CCAGGAATTATTGGAGGCAGTAGAACGAGAGAGGAGTTTTAGGTTTAACCCTTCAAGAAATGCGACGATCTTTCATCATCCCACTCTTGGGGATTTTGAGTTGCAACGC CTACCTGTTGGTCCTACTGATCCTGAGCTTGAGGAGCGTATCATCCAGCACCTAGCCGCCGCTGCTGCTATGGGCCGAGCACGTCACATTGCCAGAAGGGAAGGCCATAGGAACCGGTCTTCAGCTCACGGTCGTCCACAATTCTTGGTTTTCTCTACTCATCCTAACACCCCTCCTACTGGTCCTTTTCCATCTGCATCCCCACCTTCTAGGGACGGCGAAGATGAACAAGCTCCTGAAGTTACAGTTATCACACCTCCTTCACCTGCTACCACCCTTCAGGATGAATCTGAGCAGCCAATGGTTCCATTGACCTCTTCCCCAGTGGAGCAGGGTTCGTCTTCACCTGGACTTATTGCTGTTAACCAGGAAGGATCATCATTGATCAACAG GAGATCACCAAATCATTCCTCACCGAATAATCAGGATAGGGGAGGACCATCCGAGCTGCAGTCCTTTTCAGAATCCCTGAGATCTCGATTTAATGCAGTGTCTTCTAG ATGCAAAGAATCAATTTCAAAGAGCACACGAGGATGGAAAGAGAAACTGTTCTCTCGCAACACTTCCGTGGCGGATCTTGGTTCTGAAGTTAGAAGAGAAGTTGACGCGGGGATTGCTACTGTGTCACGCATGATGGAGCGTCTTGAAACGAGAGACAGTGGCAGGACCAGTTCTGCTTCTGTCTCTAACAGTTCAGAGAATGTACCTGTTCCAGAACCAGGGATCCAGCAGATCCCTGACGCACTTGGTGAAAAtccttcgattatcaccaaccAACAGGCCTCATCTACTACAAGTTCTTGTTCCAATTAA
- the LOC115735428 gene encoding uncharacterized protein LOC115735428 — protein sequence MTRQFLFHPQLANRRQPLLPNPSGEANESTAAAAKTTTTTRTRGRARLAEAAGGTAADCAALCCCCPCTVVNLLALAVYRVPAGLCRRVRRRRQRSAAAKRKKKGVLLAQRPNSFAAGSTGAADLLKAEDDGLDAGGSDSDGDDDAVGDLEKEMWDRFHGAGFWRSPSTRDT from the coding sequence ATGACCCGGCAATTCCTCTTCCACCCGCAGCTCGCCAACCGGAGGCAACCGCTGCTGCCGAACCCTAGCGGGGAGGCGAACGAATCGACGGCCGCGGCGgcgaagacgacgacgacgacgaggacgagGGGGCGGGCCCGCCTGGCGGAGGCGGCGGGGGGGACGGCCGCGGACTGCGCGGCTCTGTGCTGCTGCTGCCCGTGCACCGTCGTGAACCTCCTCGCGCTGGCCGTCTACAGGGTCCCCGCGGGGCTCTGCCGCCGGGTGAGGCGGAGGCGGCAGCGCTCCGCGGCGGCGAAGCGGAAGAAGAAGGGGGTGCTCCTGGCCCAGAGGCCCAACAGCTTCGCGGCCGGCTCGACGGGCGCGGCGGATCTGTTGAAGGCGGAGGACGACGGACTCGACGCGGGCGGGAGCGACAGCGACGGCGACGACGATGCCGTGGGTGATCTGGAGAAGGAGATGTGGGACCGGTTCCACGGGGCCGGCTTCTGGAGGAGCCCCTCGACGAGGGACACGTAA